From a region of the bacterium genome:
- a CDS encoding 1-phosphofructokinase family hexose kinase, protein MILTVTLNPCIDLLLGTHGLLPYDTNRVVTREEDAGGKGTNLSRVAAELGAKTTACVLLGGGTGAHVQRVLEVQGVTPAIVHTQAQTRVNISVQDGSDRPPTTFNMKGGPITGDEWQQVTRMVVELAAEADWVCLGGSLPEGIPVDAWRTLIGLLRPLPVRILLDADDEPLRLGLEGGPHLIKPNLNEASRLLGRPIAGVEQAASAAAELRTAMMARAAVDPAVIVSMGAEGAVAATGEGSFFVPPVAVHPRSTIGSGDSLLGGLLAAFCHGRDWPEALRWGSAAGAATATTDGTEIARRGVVEELLTRATVRRLA, encoded by the coding sequence ATGATCCTCACGGTGACACTGAATCCCTGCATCGACCTGCTGCTCGGCACGCACGGGCTGTTGCCGTACGACACCAACCGCGTCGTCACGCGCGAGGAGGATGCCGGCGGCAAGGGCACGAACCTGTCGCGCGTCGCGGCCGAGCTCGGTGCGAAGACGACCGCCTGCGTGCTGCTCGGCGGCGGCACCGGGGCGCATGTCCAGCGCGTGCTCGAAGTGCAGGGTGTGACGCCCGCGATCGTCCACACGCAGGCGCAGACGCGGGTCAACATTTCAGTGCAGGACGGTTCGGACCGGCCACCGACCACCTTCAACATGAAGGGCGGGCCCATCACCGGCGACGAGTGGCAGCAGGTGACGCGGATGGTGGTCGAGCTGGCCGCGGAAGCCGACTGGGTCTGCCTGGGCGGCAGCCTGCCCGAGGGGATTCCGGTCGATGCCTGGCGCACCCTCATCGGCCTGCTGCGGCCGCTGCCGGTGCGCATCCTCCTGGATGCCGATGACGAGCCCCTGCGGCTCGGGCTCGAAGGCGGCCCGCACCTGATCAAGCCCAACCTCAACGAAGCGTCGCGCCTGCTCGGGCGCCCCATCGCGGGCGTCGAACAGGCGGCCTCTGCCGCTGCCGAGTTGCGCACTGCCATGATGGCACGTGCGGCCGTCGACCCGGCCGTGATCGTCTCGATGGGCGCCGAGGGTGCCGTTGCGGCGACCGGCGAGGGCTCCTTCTTCGTGCCTCCGGTCGCGGTCCACCCGCGCAGCACGATCGGCAGCGGCGACTCGCTGCTGGGCGGCCTGCTTGCCGCCTTCTGTCACGGCAGGGATTGGCCCGAAGCCCTCCGCTGGGGTTCGGCCGCCGGGGCGGCGACCGCGACCACCGACGGCACCGAGATCGCCCGGCGCGGCGTGGTGGAGGAGCTGCTCACGCGGGCGACCGTTCGTCGCCTGGCCTGA
- a CDS encoding M1 family metallopeptidase codes for MTLAGVPLVYTREGEELRIALPHALATAAPETVTVAWHGRPPRHGNLYVGLMYRRDDNGTPAVTADDIPLMFSISEPWSAHAWWPCKDHPADKALVSLAATVPAGLSVVANGTLGQVVEGPPGWVRYEWREAYRLPTYLVSVSASRYVSWSEDCRPSQAPAVPLEFHALERDRAAAEVLLGRSCAMADFLTGRLGPYPFAGEKYAQVEVIWGGAMEHTTATSIGQFMYTGDRRFEQVVLHELAHQWFGDSLTPAGWQDIWLNEGFATYAEALWLEHSEGPAARDDFLQLIGPGRHPALFAGEGTLAEPSPVLPNTLVYDKGAWVLHMLRGIIGDEAFFRLLHDYANDPRMVQGLVSTTDLVAHAEAAAGRGLGAFFDGWLTTDAVPVLSLEPRPGRPGTPPGSAGVRLRQHQAPLMMLPVPLLLHTAAGAVPVTAVLEEREQDFQWRLGAAVDSVTVGAQPLLARWLASPPPALDVRGPMPNPVTGDETAFELILDQGTQVTISIYDMRGLKLSEAALGFMPATEAGQGGTLWLWRRPSGAAALPAGTYWFEFRAGEHRAVRRATLLR; via the coding sequence GTGACGCTCGCCGGCGTCCCGCTGGTCTACACCCGCGAGGGCGAGGAACTGCGCATCGCGCTGCCGCACGCGCTGGCCACCGCTGCGCCCGAAACGGTGACGGTGGCGTGGCACGGCCGCCCGCCCCGGCACGGCAACCTGTACGTCGGCCTGATGTACCGCCGCGACGACAACGGCACGCCGGCCGTAACGGCCGATGATATCCCGCTGATGTTCTCGATCAGCGAACCGTGGTCGGCGCACGCGTGGTGGCCCTGCAAGGACCATCCCGCCGACAAGGCCCTCGTTTCCCTGGCGGCCACCGTGCCCGCGGGATTGAGCGTGGTCGCAAACGGTACGCTCGGCCAGGTGGTGGAAGGGCCCCCGGGCTGGGTGCGGTACGAATGGCGCGAGGCTTATCGGCTGCCGACCTACCTCGTTTCGGTGTCGGCTTCGCGCTACGTGAGCTGGAGCGAGGACTGCCGCCCGTCGCAGGCCCCGGCCGTGCCGCTGGAATTCCACGCGCTCGAGCGTGATCGCGCGGCGGCCGAGGTGCTGCTGGGCCGCAGCTGCGCGATGGCCGACTTCCTCACCGGGCGCCTGGGGCCGTATCCGTTCGCCGGCGAGAAGTACGCCCAGGTGGAAGTCATCTGGGGCGGCGCCATGGAGCACACCACCGCCACGAGCATCGGCCAGTTCATGTACACCGGCGATCGTCGCTTCGAGCAGGTGGTGCTGCACGAACTGGCCCACCAGTGGTTCGGCGACAGCCTGACGCCTGCGGGCTGGCAGGACATCTGGCTGAACGAGGGCTTCGCCACCTATGCCGAGGCGTTGTGGCTGGAGCACAGCGAAGGTCCTGCCGCGCGCGACGACTTCCTGCAGCTGATCGGACCGGGGCGCCACCCGGCCCTGTTCGCGGGCGAGGGCACGCTTGCCGAGCCCTCACCGGTGTTGCCCAACACGCTGGTCTACGACAAGGGCGCCTGGGTCCTGCACATGCTGCGGGGGATCATCGGCGACGAGGCGTTCTTCCGGCTCCTGCACGACTACGCCAACGACCCGCGCATGGTGCAGGGCCTGGTCTCCACGACGGACCTGGTGGCCCACGCCGAGGCTGCCGCCGGCCGCGGGCTGGGCGCGTTCTTCGACGGCTGGCTCACCACCGATGCGGTGCCGGTGCTCAGCCTCGAGCCGCGCCCTGGTCGGCCCGGGACACCGCCGGGATCTGCCGGCGTGCGCCTGCGCCAGCACCAGGCACCGTTGATGATGCTGCCGGTCCCCCTGCTGCTGCACACCGCCGCCGGCGCCGTGCCGGTCACGGCCGTCCTCGAGGAGCGCGAACAGGACTTCCAGTGGCGCCTGGGTGCCGCGGTCGACTCGGTGACCGTGGGCGCGCAGCCGCTCCTGGCGCGCTGGCTTGCGAGCCCGCCGCCGGCCCTGGACGTCCGGGGACCGATGCCGAATCCGGTCACGGGCGACGAGACCGCCTTCGAGTTGATTCTTGATCAAGGCACACAAGTGACTATTTCCATTTATGATATGCGAGGCCTGAAACTCTCGGAGGCGGCTCTCGGATTCATGCCGGCCACTGAGGCCGGCCAGGGCGGCACCCTCTGGCTCTGGCGCCGCCCCTCCGGTGCGGCGGCCCTGCCGGCGGGAACCTACTGGTTCGAATTCCGCGCCGGGGAGCACCGGGCCGTGCGCCGGGCAACCCTGCTCCGCTAG
- a CDS encoding M1 family metallopeptidase: MFSQCQAIHARSVLPCQDSPLARFTFKAKMTVPEALTVVMAAAPGAQGAGARAGTRSFTFEMPQSIPPYLFAFAVGDIVSRDLGPRSRVYTEPKTLDRAAWEFADVDSMLLAAEEVFGPYLWDRFDFLVMPSSFPYGGMENPRLTFLTPTLLAGDRSLVNVLAHELAHSWTGNLVTNATIDDFWLNEGFTVWAERRIHEKLYGKEAQALSAAIGRNGLNDALASFGPGSPFTCLKTDGSGKDPDEFYSLVPYEKGFLFVSLLEQTVGREKFDAFIKKYIKHFSFTSITTEQFEEFLDKELPGVAAQVGAQAWIRQPDVPANAPSFTSAQLTMLKDLAAGWARGKRPDPAVAKKWKPEDWQIYLQALPRQLSEADCRWLDENFQLSKQGNCEILCSWLAIAANSGYAATRARTRAFLGEVGRMKYLKPLYTALHKNPDTVALAKETFAEHGGGYHPIARGGIERILAG; the protein is encoded by the coding sequence CTGTTCAGCCAGTGCCAGGCGATCCACGCGCGCAGCGTCCTGCCCTGCCAGGATTCGCCGCTCGCGCGCTTCACGTTCAAGGCGAAGATGACGGTGCCCGAAGCCTTGACCGTGGTGATGGCCGCGGCGCCGGGTGCGCAGGGGGCGGGCGCCCGCGCCGGCACGCGTTCGTTCACCTTCGAGATGCCGCAGTCGATCCCGCCGTACCTGTTCGCATTCGCCGTGGGCGACATCGTCTCGCGCGACCTCGGCCCGCGCTCGCGCGTCTATACCGAGCCGAAGACGCTCGATCGCGCCGCCTGGGAATTCGCCGACGTCGACAGCATGCTGCTTGCGGCCGAGGAGGTGTTCGGCCCGTACCTGTGGGACCGCTTCGACTTCCTGGTGATGCCTTCGAGCTTCCCCTACGGAGGCATGGAGAACCCGCGCCTGACGTTCCTGACGCCGACGCTGCTGGCCGGCGACCGGTCGCTGGTCAACGTGCTGGCGCACGAGCTGGCGCACAGCTGGACCGGAAACCTCGTGACGAACGCGACCATCGACGACTTCTGGCTGAACGAGGGCTTCACGGTGTGGGCCGAGCGGCGCATCCACGAGAAGCTGTACGGCAAGGAGGCGCAGGCCTTGTCGGCGGCGATCGGCCGCAACGGGCTGAACGACGCGCTGGCTTCCTTCGGCCCGGGCTCGCCGTTCACGTGCCTGAAGACCGATGGCTCGGGCAAGGATCCGGACGAGTTCTACTCGCTGGTTCCCTACGAGAAGGGATTCCTGTTCGTGTCGCTTCTCGAGCAGACCGTCGGGCGCGAGAAGTTCGATGCCTTCATCAAGAAGTACATCAAGCACTTCTCGTTCACCTCGATCACCACCGAGCAGTTCGAGGAGTTCCTGGACAAGGAACTGCCGGGTGTGGCGGCGCAGGTGGGCGCGCAGGCCTGGATCCGCCAGCCGGATGTGCCGGCCAACGCACCGAGCTTCACCTCGGCGCAGCTGACCATGCTGAAGGACCTGGCTGCCGGCTGGGCTCGCGGCAAACGCCCGGATCCCGCCGTGGCGAAGAAGTGGAAGCCGGAGGACTGGCAGATCTACCTGCAGGCGCTGCCGCGCCAGCTGTCGGAAGCCGACTGCCGGTGGCTTGACGAGAACTTCCAGCTGTCGAAGCAGGGCAACTGCGAGATCCTCTGCAGCTGGCTGGCGATCGCCGCCAACAGCGGCTATGCCGCGACGCGCGCGCGCACGCGGGCGTTCCTCGGCGAGGTCGGCCGCATGAAGTACCTCAAGCCGCTCTATACGGCGCTGCACAAGAACCCGGACACCGTTGCGCTGGCGAAGGAAACGTTCGCCGAGCACGGCGGCGGCTACCATCCGATCGCGCGCGGGGGCATCGAGCGTATCCTCGCCGGGTAG